The following proteins are co-located in the Pedobacter sp. FW305-3-2-15-E-R2A2 genome:
- a CDS encoding DNA/RNA non-specific endonuclease, whose protein sequence is MKNFMKHCYVLGMLCLVLASCKKEAQPEFTEQQHSTSPSVRTESTQLLAEGFETGSKGAYASASVTLGSGSWTLDDALIGNTAADVKSGSQSARVRNTGSLKMNFNISASDSTTVKIDHAKYGSDASSTWQLWISTNGGTSYTQVGSTITSSSSTLQTATFQITNTGNIRLTIRKVSGGTNRINIDNISVTTGTGGGTNPGGGTAGDDSHLLLGNPNGAVANITSPNNYLMDQTYYTIAYNRDRGTPNWVSWHIQSSDIGSTPRTNDFRADSALPSGWYQVQNSSYSGSGFDRGHNCPSGDRTSSTAANSSTFLMTNMIPQAPNNNQQTWEGLESYTRSLVSAGNEVYVIAGSYGTGGTGSNGGVTNTINNGNVTVPSNVWKIIVVLPNGNNDISRITSTTRVIAINTPNTNTINSDWKTYRTSVNSIETATGYSFFASIPATIRTALKQNVDNQ, encoded by the coding sequence ATGAAAAATTTCATGAAACATTGCTATGTACTGGGCATGCTATGCCTGGTCCTCGCCTCCTGTAAAAAAGAAGCTCAACCGGAGTTTACAGAACAACAGCATTCAACCAGTCCATCGGTCCGTACAGAAAGTACTCAATTGCTGGCAGAAGGCTTTGAAACCGGCAGCAAAGGCGCTTATGCTTCGGCTTCTGTTACCCTGGGCTCAGGCTCCTGGACCCTGGACGACGCCCTGATTGGAAACACCGCTGCAGATGTAAAATCTGGAAGCCAATCGGCAAGAGTCAGGAACACTGGTTCCCTTAAGATGAACTTTAACATCAGTGCGAGCGACAGCACAACCGTTAAAATTGATCATGCCAAATATGGATCAGATGCTTCCAGTACCTGGCAGCTATGGATCTCCACAAATGGTGGCACAAGTTACACACAAGTTGGCAGTACCATTACCAGTAGCAGTTCTACTTTACAAACCGCAACTTTCCAGATCACCAATACCGGCAATATCCGTCTGACTATACGCAAAGTTTCAGGCGGCACCAACCGGATTAACATCGACAACATCAGTGTAACCACTGGTACCGGAGGAGGAACAAACCCGGGTGGAGGAACCGCAGGAGATGACAGCCATTTATTACTGGGTAATCCGAATGGTGCAGTAGCAAACATTACCTCTCCGAATAATTATCTGATGGATCAGACCTATTATACCATCGCTTATAACCGCGACAGAGGTACACCAAACTGGGTGAGCTGGCATATCCAGTCGTCCGATATTGGAAGCACTCCAAGAACGAATGATTTCAGGGCTGATTCCGCTTTACCTTCAGGCTGGTATCAGGTACAAAACAGCAGTTATTCGGGATCAGGATTTGACAGAGGACACAATTGTCCTTCCGGCGACAGGACTTCTTCGACTGCAGCCAACTCTTCTACCTTCTTAATGACGAATATGATTCCTCAGGCACCCAACAACAACCAACAAACCTGGGAAGGTCTGGAAAGCTATACCCGTAGCCTGGTAAGTGCAGGCAATGAGGTTTATGTGATCGCCGGCTCTTATGGAACAGGTGGTACAGGTTCAAACGGCGGAGTAACCAATACCATCAACAATGGTAATGTGACCGTTCCATCTAATGTGTGGAAAATCATCGTGGTATTGCCAAATGGAAATAATGACATTAGCAGAATTACCAGCACCACAAGAGTGATCGCCATCAATACGCCAAATACAAATACCATTAACAGTGACTGGAAGACCTACAGAACTTCGGTGAACAGCATTGAAACTGCAACAGGCTACAGCTTCTTTGCAAGCATCCCGGCAACCATCCGTACTGCCCTTAAACAAAATGTAGACAACCAATAA
- a CDS encoding nuclease A inhibitor family protein: MENQILPELSTKIQGLFYLSESEAPLVIEQLGALPKEQLNAKLAELNAAAPEALISVKPEDFFEKILKSADPNDDIVVANANKFQELHTFLKGNFSGIQVTRIEDGVKVPIIITAFLPDNTCIAVTTYAIES, translated from the coding sequence ATGGAAAACCAAATTTTACCAGAATTGTCGACTAAGATTCAGGGACTCTTCTACCTAAGTGAATCTGAGGCCCCTTTAGTCATTGAGCAGCTCGGAGCCCTTCCAAAAGAACAACTGAATGCAAAGCTTGCAGAATTGAACGCGGCAGCTCCTGAAGCCTTAATCAGCGTAAAACCGGAAGATTTTTTCGAAAAAATCTTAAAAAGTGCCGATCCTAACGACGATATTGTTGTGGCAAATGCCAACAAATTTCAGGAGCTTCATACTTTTCTAAAAGGCAATTTCTCCGGAATCCAGGTCACCCGGATCGAAGACGGCGTGAAAGTTCCGATCATCATTACGGCATTCCTACCAGACAACACCTGTATTGCAGTCACTACTTATGCTATAGAATCTTAA
- a CDS encoding DUF4440 domain-containing protein: MKEKVALRNQQFNQYVNEKNNVQLSELYTEDALIYPPKQPAVQGKEKISEFFGAVFNQGINKGDFSTREISIEGNFAYETGNYLLFAGEGQLVAQGHYMYVWKYIAGTWYIHQDIWND; this comes from the coding sequence ATGAAAGAAAAAGTAGCCCTCAGAAATCAGCAATTTAACCAATATGTAAATGAGAAAAATAATGTGCAATTGTCTGAACTTTATACGGAAGATGCCCTCATTTATCCACCGAAACAGCCTGCAGTTCAAGGCAAAGAAAAGATCAGCGAATTTTTTGGAGCAGTATTCAATCAGGGGATCAATAAAGGAGACTTTTCCACCAGGGAGATTAGCATTGAAGGAAACTTCGCTTATGAAACAGGAAATTATCTTCTTTTTGCGGGGGAAGGGCAGCTGGTTGCCCAAGGACACTATATGTATGTCTGGAAATATATCGCCGGAACATGGTATATACATCAGGACATTTGGAATGACTAA
- a CDS encoding helix-turn-helix domain-containing protein: MKNKIRVAENKICALEHAVNTISGKWKIPIVWHLQQGLRRPSDFFYHIADMNRRVLSRQLKELEESGLVTKHIVKLKPLEVEYHLTETGDSLVKILWQLDAWGEKLLAQEPSSS, from the coding sequence ATGAAAAATAAGATCCGTGTAGCCGAAAATAAAATATGCGCCCTGGAACATGCTGTAAATACCATTAGCGGAAAATGGAAGATTCCTATTGTCTGGCATTTGCAGCAGGGGCTGAGACGTCCAAGTGACTTTTTTTATCATATTGCTGATATGAACCGCAGGGTTTTAAGCCGGCAATTAAAGGAATTGGAAGAAAGTGGGCTGGTGACAAAACACATTGTTAAACTGAAGCCATTGGAAGTGGAGTATCACTTAACTGAAACCGGAGATAGTCTGGTTAAGATATTATGGCAATTGGATGCCTGGGGAGAGAAATTGTTGGCTCAGGAGCCGAGTTCAAGCTGA
- a CDS encoding peptidase domain-containing ABC transporter: protein MKKFPFYKQVDQMDCGPTCLRMVAKYYGRNYNLQRLREISGINREGVSLLGISEAAKNLGFKATGVRLSLAQLAEIELPCILHWKQSHFVVLYKITGAHTKKPVFFIADPAGERLQYTLAEMADSWTSPHNEDQFKGIGLLLSPTPDFYEQQGDPSSTVDLRYFLSHLLKYGPLIRQLIIGLTVGSLLQLVLPFLTQAVVDIGINTKNLNFVYIILIAQTMLFLGRLSIDFIRSWILLHISTRINITILTDFLIKLMKLPMAFFDTKMTGDIMQRMTDQSRIQSFLTGSSLNTIFSLFNLLIFTFVLAYYNLNIFIIFMIFNVLYSLWTVFFLKKRRELDFKRFDISSANQSNVVQLITGMQEIKLNNCELQKRWEWERIQAGLFKFSIKSLVVGQYQQFGTFFINEGKNILITLIVAKSVIDGQLSMGAMMAIQYIVGQLNSPIEQLLGFVQQFQDAKISLERLNEIHALSDEEPAGRSFIKELPEQKTISLNNLSFTYPGAGNEPVFQNLSFDIAEGKTTAIVGMSGSGKTTILKLLLRFYETSTGEINVGSTNLQQISNSYWRSKCGIVMQDGFIFSDTIGRNIAVGDEYPDKERLLHAIDAANIRDFIEEQPLGLATQIGAAGKGISQGQQQRILIARAVYKNPEYIFFDEATNALDANNEKKIMENLESFFKGRTVIVVAHRLSTVRNADQIIVLNKGAIVEQGNHASLTKSKGTYYELVKNQLELGS, encoded by the coding sequence TTGAAAAAGTTCCCTTTCTATAAACAAGTTGATCAAATGGATTGCGGGCCTACCTGTTTGCGCATGGTTGCAAAATATTATGGAAGGAACTATAATTTACAACGTTTAAGGGAGATCTCAGGAATCAACAGAGAAGGGGTTTCTTTACTGGGCATCAGTGAGGCCGCAAAAAACTTAGGTTTTAAGGCCACTGGTGTCAGACTGAGTCTGGCACAGCTGGCAGAGATTGAGCTTCCATGTATTTTACACTGGAAACAAAGCCATTTTGTTGTCCTTTACAAGATCACTGGTGCGCATACTAAAAAGCCTGTTTTTTTTATCGCAGATCCTGCCGGAGAACGGCTTCAGTATACCCTGGCTGAAATGGCCGATTCCTGGACAAGTCCCCACAATGAGGATCAATTTAAAGGAATTGGCTTACTTCTCTCCCCTACCCCTGATTTTTACGAGCAACAGGGAGATCCTTCCAGCACAGTCGATTTACGTTATTTTCTAAGTCATCTTTTGAAATACGGGCCCCTGATCCGGCAACTGATTATCGGTCTCACTGTCGGAAGTCTGCTGCAATTGGTTTTACCCTTCCTCACCCAGGCTGTGGTAGATATCGGTATAAACACCAAAAATCTGAACTTCGTTTATATCATTCTGATTGCGCAAACCATGCTTTTTTTAGGAAGGCTCAGCATAGATTTCATCAGGTCATGGATTCTGCTGCACATCAGTACCAGAATCAACATCACCATCCTTACCGATTTTCTGATTAAACTCATGAAATTGCCAATGGCCTTTTTTGATACCAAAATGACTGGCGACATTATGCAAAGGATGACTGATCAGTCGAGGATACAAAGCTTTCTTACCGGCTCTTCACTGAACACCATTTTTTCACTATTCAATCTGCTTATTTTCACTTTTGTTCTCGCTTACTACAATCTGAATATCTTCATCATTTTTATGATATTCAATGTTTTGTATAGTTTATGGACTGTATTTTTCCTTAAAAAAAGAAGAGAACTCGACTTTAAACGTTTCGACATTTCCTCTGCAAACCAAAGCAATGTAGTTCAGCTGATCACGGGAATGCAGGAAATTAAACTGAACAATTGTGAATTGCAAAAGCGTTGGGAATGGGAAAGAATACAGGCCGGGTTATTCAAGTTCAGCATTAAAAGCCTCGTCGTTGGCCAATATCAGCAATTCGGTACTTTTTTTATCAATGAAGGGAAAAACATTCTGATCACCCTGATTGTTGCCAAATCTGTTATCGATGGACAACTCAGTATGGGGGCAATGATGGCCATACAATATATTGTTGGTCAGCTAAACAGTCCGATAGAACAATTACTAGGTTTCGTCCAACAGTTTCAGGATGCTAAAATCAGCCTCGAAAGACTCAATGAAATTCATGCGCTCTCAGATGAAGAACCTGCCGGCCGTTCTTTTATCAAAGAACTTCCGGAGCAGAAAACCATCAGCCTCAACAACCTGAGCTTCACCTATCCCGGAGCGGGTAATGAACCCGTTTTTCAAAATCTCAGTTTCGATATTGCTGAAGGAAAGACCACTGCGATTGTAGGAATGAGTGGAAGTGGAAAAACGACGATCTTAAAATTATTATTGAGATTTTATGAGACCTCAACCGGAGAGATCAATGTCGGATCGACCAACCTTCAACAAATCAGTAATAGCTATTGGAGAAGCAAGTGTGGAATTGTGATGCAAGATGGATTTATCTTTTCTGACACGATTGGAAGAAACATCGCCGTTGGCGACGAGTATCCTGATAAAGAGCGGTTATTACATGCTATAGATGCAGCCAATATCCGTGATTTCATCGAAGAGCAACCCCTTGGCTTAGCTACCCAAATCGGAGCTGCAGGCAAAGGAATAAGTCAGGGGCAACAGCAAAGAATATTGATTGCCAGAGCAGTCTACAAAAATCCGGAGTATATTTTCTTTGATGAGGCGACCAATGCTTTGGATGCAAATAATGAAAAGAAAATTATGGAGAACCTGGAGTCCTTTTTTAAAGGCCGAACCGTTATTGTTGTCGCCCACCGTTTAAGTACCGTAAGAAACGCAGATCAAATTATCGTGTTGAACAAAGGTGCAATTGTAGAACAAGGCAATCATGCCTCTTTAACCAAATCTAAAGGCACTTATTATGAACTCGTAAAAAATCAGCTTGAACTCGGCTCCTGA
- a CDS encoding lantibiotic dehydratase, whose protein sequence is MHIFQKAIMRLPVLPVSLLQDIEKKISNHEPLDKYILDILLESIYIAAPGFYTLLIREQNEEGIFYDEKIKISLLRYLNRLCQRATPYGTMAYITALNLAQHSSAINPSEGSLEKHSRLDAQVANLLIEHLKKIPRTLMLSRLYTNNSVYTLNGKIRYIEHRVEKNIRKFKLSSMDPDEIIYEVLQFCKSGKNKKEISNYILSIEPELDVEDIHEYLDDLLENGLLLSELDLRMNDVNVLDKLSELLNSPDFATEDYVEITTLIAALKTEMQQLRDSSATAAIVHLNRIKELLIATQRLEEDSSFLQIDCFKTLDGHINKNIAYKLARVLQSMSKIHESYRGPALEAFKKEFSRRYEGRSIPLLHALDPDTGIGYPVSRNINHNKSDELLPRLGSSASEESDTLQYFFNNWSRFLLGKYKEAIANGTNEISLSIEELKPFEKNTNARLPLTHTVLCKLSTDSAESLDNGDYLLYPFDLHAPSAANVYGRFSHLNESIGQLITEIVRKEEEFYKDAICAEVEHIGQIKTANVNLKNFNRSWSLHVADAPANTNSSKYLDLHDLYLNLNEENRLILFSKKLEKEIVPYMTTAYNYGVDELPVISFLGDYQHQGNQNTLLWDWGMLRELDHLPRLVIDKNILMAPASWNIRKETLNLQSFEAFKDSLQLICKQHKIPAQVIYGDADNLLLLNLELELYLKMLFKDIKKKDALLFTEDVNNSNNQYVSDGQHSYTNELLFSYYHPHNERDSNLLQEPFLQPEKKTYLPGEEWVYLKVYFNSMNAEALILQTLNDFLPEIKEIRSFQKWFYIRYEDPEPHFRLRFKFSDPKDISIAIALLNENFKALIHLGYVGKIAYDGYSPETERYGHQNMDLVEDLFQVDSEAILKLRLLLSSAHKEEKISWLSGLYNIHRYLSMIFSQEEADKKASFIKNTNAQFRKEYHLSNADFKGVNLFFEQNKAKVTEIMAGKAGLYPDIHSIFEERQWRLQDIIPGIEMTEKVIFGLIHMSMNRLFPVNPRKKEAICYDLYRSALKRKPEPVAK, encoded by the coding sequence ATGCATATCTTTCAAAAAGCAATCATGAGACTTCCGGTTTTACCTGTCTCTCTCCTTCAGGACATTGAAAAGAAGATCAGCAATCATGAGCCTCTGGACAAATACATCCTTGACATACTATTAGAATCCATCTACATTGCTGCTCCTGGTTTTTATACCCTCTTGATCAGGGAACAAAATGAGGAGGGTATTTTTTATGATGAGAAAATAAAGATAAGTCTTTTAAGATATCTGAACAGATTGTGTCAGCGGGCCACTCCATATGGAACCATGGCTTATATCACGGCGCTAAATTTAGCCCAACACAGCTCTGCCATTAATCCTTCAGAAGGTAGCCTGGAAAAACACAGCAGGCTTGACGCCCAGGTTGCAAATTTACTCATTGAACACCTGAAAAAGATTCCCCGTACACTAATGCTGAGCCGGTTATACACAAATAATTCCGTGTATACGCTTAATGGAAAAATCAGGTACATAGAGCATAGGGTAGAAAAAAACATACGGAAGTTTAAATTATCTTCGATGGATCCTGATGAGATCATTTACGAAGTGTTACAATTCTGTAAATCAGGAAAAAACAAAAAGGAAATCAGTAACTACATCCTCTCTATTGAACCGGAACTGGACGTAGAAGACATTCATGAATATCTTGATGACCTGTTGGAAAATGGACTGCTTTTATCAGAACTCGACCTGAGGATGAATGATGTCAATGTCCTGGATAAACTCTCTGAACTTTTAAACAGTCCGGACTTTGCCACAGAAGATTATGTAGAGATAACCACATTGATTGCTGCGTTAAAAACAGAAATGCAGCAGCTCAGAGACAGTTCTGCAACCGCAGCAATTGTTCACCTTAACCGGATCAAGGAACTTCTCATAGCAACTCAAAGACTGGAAGAAGACAGCTCATTTTTACAAATCGATTGCTTTAAAACATTAGATGGCCATATCAATAAAAATATAGCCTACAAATTAGCACGGGTATTACAGTCTATGAGTAAAATCCATGAAAGCTATAGAGGACCGGCACTGGAAGCATTCAAAAAAGAATTCTCCAGGCGATATGAGGGCAGATCCATTCCCCTTCTTCATGCGCTTGATCCGGATACCGGAATCGGATATCCTGTTAGCCGGAACATAAACCATAACAAAAGCGATGAACTCCTGCCAAGATTGGGCAGTTCTGCCTCAGAAGAATCAGATACCTTACAATATTTCTTCAACAACTGGTCCCGCTTTCTCCTAGGAAAATACAAAGAAGCCATCGCAAATGGAACGAACGAAATCTCCTTATCAATTGAAGAGTTGAAACCATTCGAAAAAAACACCAATGCCCGGCTTCCACTGACACATACGGTATTGTGTAAATTAAGTACGGATAGTGCGGAATCACTCGACAACGGAGATTACCTGCTCTATCCTTTTGATCTTCATGCTCCTTCCGCAGCAAACGTCTACGGAAGGTTTTCTCACCTGAATGAATCAATTGGCCAGTTGATTACAGAGATTGTCAGGAAAGAGGAGGAATTCTATAAAGATGCCATTTGTGCAGAAGTGGAACATATCGGACAGATTAAAACAGCTAACGTTAATCTAAAGAATTTCAACAGGTCCTGGAGTCTTCATGTAGCTGATGCTCCAGCCAATACCAACAGTTCAAAATACCTGGATCTGCACGACCTCTACCTAAATCTGAATGAAGAGAACAGATTAATCCTCTTTTCTAAAAAACTGGAAAAGGAAATCGTACCATACATGACTACCGCCTATAATTACGGCGTTGACGAACTTCCGGTAATTAGCTTTTTGGGTGATTATCAACATCAGGGAAATCAAAACACCTTATTATGGGATTGGGGAATGCTCCGGGAACTCGACCATTTGCCAAGACTGGTGATCGATAAAAACATCCTCATGGCCCCGGCAAGCTGGAATATCAGAAAAGAAACCTTGAACTTACAGTCCTTTGAAGCATTTAAAGACAGTTTGCAACTGATTTGTAAACAACACAAAATTCCCGCGCAGGTTATTTACGGAGATGCAGACAACCTCTTGTTGCTAAATCTGGAATTAGAACTGTATTTAAAGATGCTTTTTAAGGACATCAAAAAGAAAGACGCGCTTCTTTTTACAGAAGATGTCAATAACAGCAACAACCAATACGTTTCCGATGGTCAGCATAGTTATACCAACGAGTTGCTCTTTTCTTATTATCATCCCCATAATGAACGCGATTCAAATCTCCTTCAGGAACCCTTCCTACAGCCTGAAAAGAAGACTTACCTACCCGGAGAAGAATGGGTTTATTTAAAAGTATACTTCAATTCCATGAACGCCGAAGCGCTGATTCTTCAAACCCTGAATGATTTTCTGCCGGAAATAAAGGAGATCCGTTCTTTTCAGAAATGGTTCTATATCCGGTATGAAGATCCTGAACCTCATTTCAGGTTAAGGTTTAAATTCTCGGATCCGAAGGATATCAGCATTGCAATTGCCTTATTGAATGAAAACTTTAAAGCCCTGATTCATCTTGGTTATGTAGGCAAAATTGCCTACGATGGATATAGCCCGGAAACGGAGCGATATGGACATCAAAACATGGACCTTGTAGAAGATCTATTTCAGGTCGACAGTGAAGCCATTTTAAAACTAAGACTTTTGCTGTCCTCAGCCCATAAAGAAGAAAAAATCAGCTGGCTGTCCGGCCTGTACAATATCCATCGCTATCTATCCATGATTTTTAGCCAGGAAGAAGCCGATAAGAAGGCAAGTTTCATCAAAAATACAAATGCGCAATTTAGAAAAGAATATCATTTAAGTAATGCTGATTTTAAAGGGGTTAATCTTTTCTTTGAACAGAACAAAGCTAAGGTTACAGAAATAATGGCTGGCAAGGCCGGTTTATATCCTGATATCCATTCCATTTTTGAGGAAAGACAATGGAGGTTACAGGACATTATCCCTGGAATCGAAATGACTGAAAAAGTGATCTTCGGTTTGATACATATGTCCATGAACAGACTTTTTCCTGTAAACCCAAGAAAAAAAGAGGCCATCTGTTATGACCTGTACCGTTCGGCATTAAAACGTAAACCTGAACCTGTTGCTAAATAA